In Arthrobacter burdickii, one DNA window encodes the following:
- a CDS encoding APC family permease, producing the protein MATTHQVPDTRLKRGISGPLLYLFILGDVLGAGVYALVGVISAEVGGAIWMPLMVALALALLTAGSYAELVTKYPRAGGAAVFAERAFHKPFLSFLVGFCMLAAGVTSAAGLAQAFAGGYLTTFIDVPAVPAALVFLALLAVLNMRGIKESVRSNVVMTVIEVSGLVLVVVVVGVFIAGGNGDISRVNEFPPGVSAASAVLAASLIAYYSFVGFEVSANVAEEVRDVSRVYPKAIFGALLTAGVVYLLIGLAASAALAPEELAGSSSPLLDVVAATGAGIPEWLFSLVALIAVANGALLTMIMSSRLTYGMAEQGLFPSVFDRILPHRRTPWVAIVATTLVAMALTLTGGLESLSQTVVLLLLFVFLSTNIAVIVLRKDEVQHQHFRIPVVFPYLAIASCLLLLTQQTGEIWLRAGILLALGLALYGVQRFVRGRAVQPTDQ; encoded by the coding sequence ATGGCTACGACACACCAGGTTCCGGACACCCGACTGAAGCGAGGCATCTCAGGGCCGCTCCTGTACCTCTTCATACTCGGCGACGTCCTGGGAGCCGGCGTGTATGCGCTGGTCGGCGTGATCTCGGCCGAAGTCGGCGGTGCCATCTGGATGCCCCTCATGGTGGCCCTGGCCCTGGCCCTCCTGACCGCGGGATCGTATGCCGAACTCGTGACGAAGTACCCCAGGGCGGGCGGCGCCGCGGTATTCGCCGAACGCGCCTTCCATAAGCCGTTTCTCTCCTTCCTCGTGGGCTTCTGCATGCTCGCGGCGGGCGTGACGAGCGCCGCGGGCCTCGCACAGGCCTTCGCGGGCGGCTACCTCACCACCTTCATCGACGTACCCGCCGTTCCCGCCGCCCTGGTGTTCCTCGCCCTTCTGGCCGTGCTGAACATGCGCGGCATCAAGGAGTCCGTGCGCAGCAACGTGGTCATGACCGTCATCGAGGTGTCCGGGCTGGTTCTGGTCGTCGTCGTCGTCGGCGTCTTCATCGCCGGAGGCAACGGGGACATCTCGCGCGTCAACGAGTTCCCACCCGGGGTCAGCGCCGCATCCGCCGTCCTCGCCGCATCCCTGATCGCGTATTACTCCTTCGTCGGGTTCGAGGTGTCCGCCAACGTTGCCGAGGAGGTCCGGGACGTCAGCCGCGTGTACCCCAAGGCCATCTTCGGTGCCCTGCTGACGGCCGGCGTCGTCTATCTCCTGATCGGACTCGCAGCTTCCGCGGCGCTCGCCCCTGAGGAGCTCGCCGGGTCGAGTTCGCCCCTGCTCGACGTCGTGGCGGCGACGGGCGCGGGCATTCCGGAGTGGCTGTTCAGCCTGGTAGCCCTCATCGCCGTGGCCAACGGCGCCCTGTTGACCATGATCATGTCCAGCCGGCTCACCTACGGGATGGCGGAACAGGGGCTTTTCCCGTCGGTCTTCGACCGCATCCTGCCCCACCGCCGCACACCGTGGGTCGCCATCGTCGCGACGACGCTTGTGGCCATGGCCCTGACACTGACCGGCGGGCTCGAATCGCTCTCCCAGACGGTCGTCCTGCTGCTCCTGTTCGTATTCCTGAGCACCAACATCGCCGTCATCGTGCTCCGGAAGGACGAGGTGCAGCACCAGCACTTCCGCATCCCGGTGGTGTTCCCCTACCTCGCGATCGCATCATGCCTCCTGCTCCTCACGCAG
- a CDS encoding OFA family MFS transporter encodes MGWLDRDHSIAPPGFNRWLIPPAALAVHLCIGQAYATSVYKTALTAHFGASLTQIGIIFSIAIVMLGLSAAVLGTWVDRHGPRKAMFTSALFWTSGFLVGALGIFTHQLWLVYLGYGIIGGIGLGIGYISPVSTLIKWFPDRPGLATGMAIMGFGGGALIASPLSTQLLRMYDPNSGTEGWVASGDAVGKLFLTLAAIYLVYMMFGAFTIKVPADGWKPDGFDPSQLKSKPLITTDNVSAANAIKTRQFWLVWIVLFCNVTAGIGILEQASPMIQDFFRGADGTTAVSVAVAGGFVGLLSIGNMGGRFVWSTTSDILGRKRNYMIYLGVGAVLYVVLALAGSSTTLLFVVLAFVIISFYGGGFATVPAYLRDLFGTYQVGAIHGRLLTAWSAAGIAGPLIVNGILDSQGTPGELTAAAYQPALLTMVGLLIVGFIANLLVRPVDSRFHEPAGDTPRQFAKEA; translated from the coding sequence ATGGGCTGGCTCGACCGTGACCACAGCATTGCGCCACCGGGGTTCAACCGCTGGCTCATTCCACCGGCCGCGCTGGCCGTCCACCTGTGCATCGGACAGGCGTACGCGACCAGCGTCTACAAGACGGCGCTGACGGCCCACTTCGGTGCGAGCCTGACGCAGATCGGCATCATCTTCTCGATCGCCATCGTGATGCTCGGCCTGTCCGCCGCCGTCCTGGGCACATGGGTGGACCGCCACGGGCCGCGCAAGGCGATGTTCACCTCCGCCCTGTTCTGGACCTCCGGCTTCCTGGTGGGAGCGCTGGGCATCTTCACCCACCAGCTCTGGCTCGTCTATCTGGGGTACGGGATCATCGGCGGCATCGGCCTCGGCATCGGCTACATCTCACCCGTGTCCACCCTGATCAAGTGGTTCCCCGACCGCCCCGGCCTCGCCACCGGCATGGCCATCATGGGCTTCGGCGGCGGCGCGCTGATCGCGAGCCCGCTGTCCACGCAGCTGCTCCGCATGTACGACCCGAACTCCGGCACCGAGGGCTGGGTGGCCAGCGGTGACGCGGTCGGGAAGCTGTTCCTGACCCTCGCAGCCATCTATCTCGTGTACATGATGTTCGGCGCCTTCACCATCAAGGTGCCGGCCGACGGCTGGAAGCCCGACGGCTTCGATCCCTCCCAGCTGAAGTCCAAGCCGCTGATCACCACCGACAACGTGTCCGCGGCCAACGCGATCAAGACCCGCCAGTTCTGGCTCGTCTGGATCGTCCTGTTCTGCAACGTGACCGCCGGCATCGGGATCCTCGAACAGGCCTCGCCGATGATCCAGGACTTCTTCCGCGGCGCGGACGGCACGACGGCGGTGTCCGTCGCGGTCGCCGGCGGCTTCGTGGGCCTGCTCTCGATCGGCAACATGGGTGGGCGGTTCGTGTGGTCCACGACGTCGGACATCCTCGGACGCAAGCGCAACTACATGATCTACCTCGGCGTCGGAGCGGTCCTCTACGTGGTGCTGGCCCTGGCCGGATCGTCCACCACCCTGCTGTTCGTCGTGCTCGCCTTCGTGATCATCTCCTTCTACGGCGGCGGATTCGCCACCGTGCCGGCGTACCTCCGCGATCTGTTCGGTACCTACCAGGTCGGCGCGATCCACGGCCGCCTGCTCACCGCGTGGTCCGCTGCGGGCATCGCCGGGCCGCTGATCGTGAACGGGATCCTCGACTCGCAGGGCACGCCCGGCGAGCTGACGGCCGCCGCCTACCAGCCCGCGCTGCTCACCATGGTGGGGCTGCTGATCGTGGGCTTCATCGCCAACCTGCTCGTCCGGCCCGTGGATTCCCGCTTCCACGAACCCGCCGGTGACACACCCCGTCAATTCGCAAAGGAGGCCTGA
- a CDS encoding MFS transporter small subunit, which yields MAGARIAAVWALVAVPLAYGVFQTLTRVAALFGG from the coding sequence ATGGCCGGAGCACGCATCGCCGCCGTCTGGGCCCTCGTGGCAGTTCCCCTCGCCTACGGCGTCTTCCAGACACTCACGCGCGTCGCGGCCCTGTTCGGCGGCTGA
- a CDS encoding MBL fold metallo-hydrolase — MDSTSTRQADAVGRGELPPLDRVRDDVWALAQPMPGGHLAYSFTYLLQGADGGVHVVDPGWDSDANWDRLTAALTEIAPGSSGAGAVTGITGTHLHPDHVGMAARLRDASGAQLAMHGTERRALEGHSTRVLDTDEVMGRLEGWGVPGERRSELAQYVDRSPEGLALAVDGVLSDGDVLPVPGFRLEVLATPGHTAGHICLRDDDRGLLFTGDHVLPTVFAGLGLGGPTASNPLADYLASIDRVRRFPDHEALPGHGYRFRGLAGRAEECAEHHLRRAREVAAVLAEADADPQSVGPSIWDIASRLTWTAGWKGLEGFQLLSALTQTEMHRDFVRTTW; from the coding sequence ATGGACAGCACCAGCACGCGCCAGGCGGACGCCGTCGGGCGCGGTGAGCTCCCGCCCCTGGACCGGGTGCGCGACGACGTCTGGGCCCTCGCGCAACCCATGCCCGGCGGCCACCTCGCCTACTCCTTCACCTACCTGTTGCAGGGTGCTGACGGGGGCGTCCACGTCGTCGACCCGGGCTGGGACTCCGACGCGAACTGGGACCGGCTCACCGCGGCCCTCACGGAGATCGCCCCGGGGAGTTCCGGGGCCGGGGCCGTCACCGGCATCACCGGGACGCATCTGCACCCCGACCACGTGGGCATGGCGGCCCGGCTGCGGGACGCATCGGGGGCGCAGCTCGCGATGCACGGCACCGAGCGTCGCGCACTCGAAGGGCACAGCACCCGGGTGCTCGACACCGACGAGGTGATGGGGAGGCTGGAGGGGTGGGGCGTCCCGGGGGAGCGGCGGAGCGAACTCGCCCAGTACGTCGACCGGTCGCCCGAAGGACTCGCCCTGGCCGTGGACGGCGTGCTGTCCGACGGTGACGTCCTGCCCGTCCCGGGGTTCCGGCTCGAGGTTCTGGCGACACCCGGCCACACGGCCGGACATATCTGCCTCCGCGACGACGACCGCGGCCTGCTCTTCACGGGCGACCACGTGCTGCCGACGGTGTTCGCCGGCCTCGGACTCGGCGGCCCGACGGCGTCGAACCCGCTTGCCGACTACCTCGCATCGATCGACCGCGTGCGCCGCTTCCCGGACCACGAGGCCCTGCCGGGACACGGCTACCGGTTCAGGGGGCTGGCCGGGCGGGCGGAGGAGTGCGCGGAGCACCACCTGAGGCGCGCCCGGGAAGTGGCCGCAGTCCTGGCGGAGGCGGACGCGGATCCGCAATCCGTCGGGCCGAGCATCTGGGACATCGCCTCACGGCTGACCTGGACCGCCGGCTGGAAGGGGCTGGAAGGCTTCCAGCTGCTCTCGGCGCTGACCCAGACGGAGATGCACCGGGACTTCGTCCGCACCACCTGGTGA
- the yjfF gene encoding galactofuranose ABC transporter, permease protein YjfF, giving the protein MSVLTRTAAPLGRARIGRLQGKARYAPTLATVGLFLAMFAIGAGMYPGFLSGQVFLNLLIDNTFLIVLAVGMTFVILTGGIDLSVGSVVALSMMIAAALLEAGWNPFVVIALVLLTGTAFGLLMGLVIQVFEIQPFIVTLAGLFLARGLCYVISVDSITVTDPFFTAMAQARIPLAEKLFVSPGVVIALVVVAVAFYVLHQTRFGRTVYAIGGGESSALLMGLAVPRTKVLVYGISGLCSAIGGILFSFYSLSGYSLAATGMELDAIAAVVVGGTLLTGGYGYVLGSLAGVLVLGIVQTFISYEGTLSSWWTRIVIGALLLAFILLQKLFSRKVKLA; this is encoded by the coding sequence ATGTCCGTCCTCACCCGCACCGCGGCCCCCCTGGGCCGCGCCCGTATCGGCCGCCTCCAGGGCAAGGCCCGCTATGCACCCACCCTGGCGACCGTCGGGCTGTTCCTCGCGATGTTCGCCATCGGGGCCGGCATGTACCCGGGCTTCCTGTCCGGGCAGGTCTTCCTCAACCTCCTCATCGACAACACCTTCCTGATCGTGCTCGCCGTCGGCATGACCTTCGTCATCCTCACCGGCGGGATCGACCTCTCGGTCGGGTCCGTCGTCGCCCTCTCGATGATGATCGCGGCCGCGCTCCTGGAGGCCGGGTGGAACCCCTTCGTCGTGATAGCCCTCGTACTGCTCACCGGTACGGCCTTCGGCCTGCTCATGGGCCTGGTCATCCAGGTCTTCGAAATCCAGCCGTTCATCGTCACCCTCGCCGGGCTGTTCCTGGCGCGCGGCCTCTGCTACGTGATCAGCGTGGACTCCATCACCGTGACCGACCCGTTCTTCACCGCCATGGCGCAGGCACGCATCCCGCTGGCCGAGAAGCTGTTCGTCTCTCCCGGAGTCGTGATCGCGCTGGTCGTCGTCGCTGTCGCCTTCTACGTCCTGCACCAGACCCGGTTCGGGCGCACCGTGTACGCCATCGGCGGTGGGGAGTCCTCAGCGCTCCTCATGGGACTGGCCGTCCCGCGGACGAAGGTGCTCGTGTACGGGATCAGCGGTCTGTGCTCGGCGATCGGCGGGATCCTCTTCTCCTTCTACAGCCTCTCCGGGTACAGCCTGGCGGCGACCGGCATGGAACTGGATGCGATCGCTGCCGTGGTGGTGGGCGGCACGCTGCTCACCGGCGGGTACGGCTACGTCCTCGGATCCCTCGCCGGCGTGCTCGTCCTCGGCATCGTCCAGACGTTCATCTCCTACGAGGGGACCCTGAGCTCCTGGTGGACGCGCATCGTGATCGGCGCCCTCCTGCTCGCCTTCATCCTGCTGCAGAAGCTCTTCTCCCGGAAGGTGAAGCTCGCCTAG
- a CDS encoding ABC transporter permease — translation MNALLKHRLTWPVLALVLLLVLNQLFRSDFLSVRVQDGHLYGSLIDILRNGAPTILIALGMTLVIASRGIDLSVGAVAAIAGAVSCTYIYNSPDPSSLRTASVGVAIAVVAGLVLGLWNGFLVSVIGIQPIIATLVLMTAGRGLAQLVTDGQIISVSNDSYQAIGAGFFLGLPISILIAAAAFGVAGLLTRRTALGTLIEAVGINPVASRLAGLSARSIIWTVYVFSGLCAAIAGLMISSNVTAADANNAGLYIEMDAILAVVIGGTSLAGGRYSLVGTLVGALIIQTLTTTVYTLGIPPEVTLVFKALVVIVVCLLQSSKARDLLRRRKRPVAQQSGVKVAV, via the coding sequence ATGAATGCCCTGCTGAAGCACCGCCTCACCTGGCCGGTACTCGCCCTGGTGCTGTTGCTCGTGCTCAACCAGCTGTTCCGCTCGGATTTCCTGTCCGTCCGCGTCCAGGACGGCCACCTCTACGGCAGCCTGATCGACATCCTCCGGAACGGGGCCCCGACGATCCTCATCGCCCTCGGCATGACCCTCGTCATCGCCTCCCGCGGTATCGATCTGTCCGTGGGAGCGGTGGCCGCCATCGCCGGAGCCGTCTCCTGCACCTACATCTACAATTCGCCCGACCCCTCGTCCCTCCGGACGGCGTCCGTCGGCGTGGCCATCGCCGTCGTCGCGGGCCTGGTACTCGGGCTGTGGAACGGATTCCTCGTCTCGGTGATCGGCATCCAGCCGATCATCGCCACCCTCGTCCTCATGACCGCCGGCCGCGGCCTGGCGCAGCTGGTGACGGACGGCCAGATCATCTCCGTCTCGAACGACTCCTACCAGGCGATCGGAGCAGGCTTCTTCCTCGGCCTCCCCATCTCGATCCTCATCGCGGCAGCCGCCTTCGGCGTCGCCGGCCTGCTGACCCGCCGGACGGCGCTCGGAACCCTCATCGAAGCGGTCGGCATCAATCCGGTCGCCAGCCGCCTCGCCGGGCTCAGCGCCCGCAGCATCATCTGGACCGTCTACGTCTTCAGCGGCCTGTGTGCCGCCATCGCAGGCCTCATGATCAGCTCGAACGTGACCGCGGCGGATGCGAACAACGCGGGTCTCTACATCGAGATGGACGCGATCCTCGCCGTCGTCATCGGCGGCACCTCGCTGGCCGGTGGGCGGTACAGCCTGGTGGGGACCCTCGTGGGGGCCCTGATCATCCAGACCCTCACGACCACCGTCTACACGCTGGGGATCCCACCCGAAGTCACCCTCGTCTTCAAGGCACTGGTCGTCATCGTCGTCTGCCTCCTGCAGTCCAGCAAGGCGCGGGACCTCCTTCGACGGCGCAAACGTCCCGTTGCCCAGCAGTCCGGCGTGAAGGTGGCTGTCTGA
- a CDS encoding sugar ABC transporter ATP-binding protein codes for MNEIVPVVDMSGISIEFPGVKALDAVDLRLFQGEVHALMGENGAGKSTLIKALTGVYPIDSGTITVMGAAHRFSSPAEAQAARISTVYQEVNLCPNLSVEENILLGREPRRRGGIHWKEVRRKAREVLDQLQLGHIDPGSVLSTHSIAIQQLIAIARSVQVDAKVLILDEPTSSLDADEVQQLFTVIRALRDRGVAILFVSHFLEQVYEISDRMTVLRNGRLVGEYRTRELPRMGLISKMIGKEMDALAELERAESRRQPGRQDEAPVLQAQDLGRKGSVRDVTVALHAGEILGLAGLLGSGRTETARLLFGADRADQGRLSIDGTAQAFRSPRAAINKGIAFSSENRKEEGLIGDLSVRDNLVLAMQASKGWLRRVPRSTQDQLAEKFIRALDIRPANKDALIRNLSGGNQQKVLLARWLITNPRLLILDEPTRGIDIGAKTQIQRLISSLAADGMSIIFISAELEEVLRLSDHIAILKDRQMVDHIPNDGVTMEDVMTIIAGTHA; via the coding sequence ATGAACGAGATCGTCCCCGTGGTGGACATGAGCGGCATCTCCATCGAGTTCCCGGGCGTGAAAGCGCTGGACGCCGTGGATCTGCGCCTGTTCCAGGGTGAAGTCCATGCCCTGATGGGAGAGAACGGCGCCGGGAAATCGACGCTCATCAAGGCGCTGACCGGCGTCTACCCGATCGACAGCGGGACGATCACCGTGATGGGCGCGGCGCACCGCTTCTCCAGCCCTGCCGAGGCGCAGGCCGCACGCATCAGCACCGTGTACCAGGAAGTGAACCTCTGCCCCAACCTGTCCGTCGAGGAGAACATCCTCCTGGGGCGCGAACCCCGGCGGCGCGGCGGCATCCACTGGAAGGAGGTCCGGAGGAAGGCGAGGGAGGTCCTCGACCAGCTGCAGCTCGGGCACATCGACCCCGGGTCCGTCCTCTCCACGCACTCCATCGCCATCCAGCAGCTCATCGCGATTGCCCGGTCGGTCCAGGTCGACGCCAAGGTGCTCATCCTCGACGAACCGACGTCGAGCCTCGATGCCGATGAGGTCCAGCAGCTCTTCACCGTGATCAGGGCGCTCCGGGACCGGGGCGTGGCCATCCTGTTCGTCTCGCACTTTCTCGAGCAGGTGTACGAGATCTCGGACCGCATGACCGTCCTGCGGAACGGCAGGCTCGTGGGCGAGTACAGGACGCGGGAACTGCCGCGGATGGGACTCATCTCGAAGATGATCGGCAAGGAGATGGATGCCCTCGCGGAACTGGAACGGGCCGAGAGCCGCCGGCAGCCGGGCCGGCAGGACGAGGCGCCGGTGCTGCAGGCCCAGGACCTGGGGCGGAAGGGATCGGTTCGGGATGTGACGGTCGCCCTCCATGCAGGAGAGATCCTGGGTCTCGCCGGGCTCCTCGGCTCCGGGCGCACGGAGACGGCCCGGCTGCTGTTCGGCGCGGACCGGGCGGACCAGGGACGCCTGAGCATCGACGGCACTGCGCAGGCCTTCCGCAGTCCGCGTGCAGCGATCAACAAGGGGATCGCGTTCTCCTCGGAGAACAGGAAGGAGGAGGGACTGATCGGCGATCTGTCCGTCCGGGACAACCTCGTCCTGGCGATGCAGGCGAGCAAGGGCTGGCTGAGAAGGGTTCCCCGCTCCACCCAGGACCAGCTGGCCGAGAAGTTCATCCGGGCCCTGGACATCCGTCCCGCCAACAAGGACGCGCTGATCCGGAACCTCAGCGGCGGCAACCAGCAGAAGGTGCTCCTTGCACGCTGGCTGATCACCAACCCCCGGCTGCTCATCCTCGACGAGCCCACCCGGGGCATCGACATCGGCGCGAAGACCCAGATCCAGAGGCTCATCAGCAGCCTCGCGGCGGACGGGATGTCGATCATCTTCATCTCGGCCGAGCTCGAGGAAGTGCTGCGCCTGAGTGATCACATCGCCATCCTCAAGGATCGGCAGATGGTCGACCACATACCGAACGACGGAGTCACCATGGAAGACGTCATGACGATCATCGCGGGAACGCACGCATGA
- a CDS encoding ABC transporter substrate-binding protein, with amino-acid sequence MFKKSLVAVVAATLALTACGGGSDAGGGAGGGSDDGITMGFAQVGAESGWRTANTKSVQDSAKEAGVELKFSDAQQKQENQIKAIRSYIQQQVDVIAFSPVVESGWDTVLKEAKDADIPVILTDRSVDSSDTSLYKTFLGSDFVEEGKKAGDWLVEDSASTDGPINIVELQGTTGAAPAIDRKEGFEAAIAADPDLKIVQSQTGDFTRSGGKQVMEAFLKNTPDIDVVYAHNDDMGLGAIEAIEAAGKVPGKDIKIITVDAVKDGMTALSEGKINYIVECNPLLGDQLMDLAEKVVAGEEVPARVVTEESAFTPEQAKEVLASREY; translated from the coding sequence GTGTTCAAGAAATCTCTCGTGGCGGTCGTCGCAGCAACCCTGGCCCTCACGGCGTGCGGCGGAGGGTCCGACGCCGGTGGCGGTGCCGGTGGCGGTTCCGATGACGGGATCACCATGGGCTTCGCGCAGGTCGGCGCGGAGAGCGGCTGGCGCACCGCCAACACGAAGTCCGTCCAGGACTCGGCGAAGGAGGCGGGCGTCGAGCTCAAGTTCTCGGACGCCCAGCAGAAGCAGGAGAACCAGATCAAGGCCATCCGGTCCTACATCCAGCAGCAGGTGGATGTCATCGCCTTCTCGCCGGTGGTCGAGTCGGGCTGGGACACCGTGCTGAAGGAAGCCAAGGACGCCGACATCCCCGTCATCCTGACGGACCGTTCCGTCGACTCGTCCGACACCTCGCTGTACAAGACCTTCCTCGGGTCGGACTTCGTGGAGGAGGGCAAGAAGGCCGGTGACTGGCTCGTGGAGGACTCCGCCTCGACCGACGGGCCGATCAACATCGTGGAACTGCAGGGAACCACGGGGGCCGCTCCGGCGATCGACCGGAAGGAAGGCTTCGAAGCGGCCATCGCCGCAGATCCGGACCTGAAGATCGTCCAGTCCCAGACCGGTGACTTCACGCGCAGCGGCGGCAAGCAGGTCATGGAGGCGTTCCTCAAGAACACTCCCGACATCGACGTCGTCTACGCCCACAACGATGACATGGGCCTCGGCGCCATCGAAGCCATCGAGGCCGCCGGCAAGGTACCCGGCAAGGACATCAAGATCATCACCGTCGACGCCGTCAAGGACGGCATGACGGCGCTCTCCGAGGGCAAGATCAACTACATCGTGGAGTGCAACCCGCTCCTCGGCGATCAGCTCATGGACCTGGCGGAGAAGGTCGTCGCCGGTGAGGAAGTTCCGGCCCGCGTCGTCACCGAGGAGTCGGCCTTCACCCCCGAGCAGGCCAAGGAAGTCCTCGCCAGCCGCGAATACTAG
- a CDS encoding LacI family DNA-binding transcriptional regulator, whose product MTEVTTPRGPSLTDVATLAGVSHQTVSRVVNRHPNVSEATRRKVRAAISELDYRPNAAARWLATGRTHSIGILAGELAQYGPSSVLMGIQDAARGAGYFLTVVTLKDYSERAVNEALTDLLNHGVEGVIAITPHVSALEVLAEVQGSTPMVTVGGGHGLGRDVALDQEGGAIAAVEHLMELGHTRIAHLAGPLDWVDAQRRLDGWRSALGKHHLGEGPVYQGDWSARSGYEAGRAVDLDNGPTAVFASNDQMALGLVKALRERGCRIPRDISVIGFDDVPEAEFYEPSLTTVRQEFQDLGRSCIEALIDRSGELAVEGDSFRPRLVVRSSTAPAAGHRP is encoded by the coding sequence ATGACCGAAGTAACCACACCGCGGGGCCCGAGCCTCACGGACGTTGCGACCCTGGCAGGCGTCTCCCATCAGACCGTCTCCCGGGTCGTCAACCGACACCCCAACGTCAGCGAAGCCACGCGGAGGAAAGTCCGTGCGGCCATCTCCGAACTCGACTACCGTCCCAACGCCGCCGCGCGCTGGCTCGCTACCGGGCGCACCCATTCCATCGGTATCCTTGCCGGCGAGCTGGCGCAGTACGGACCGTCGAGCGTGCTCATGGGTATCCAGGACGCCGCGCGCGGCGCGGGGTACTTCCTGACGGTGGTGACCCTCAAGGACTACTCCGAGAGGGCGGTGAACGAAGCACTCACCGATCTCCTCAACCACGGAGTCGAGGGAGTCATCGCGATCACGCCGCACGTCTCGGCCCTCGAGGTACTCGCGGAAGTGCAGGGCAGCACCCCGATGGTGACGGTAGGCGGTGGCCACGGCCTCGGACGCGACGTCGCACTCGACCAGGAGGGCGGGGCCATCGCTGCTGTCGAGCACCTGATGGAGCTCGGGCACACCAGGATCGCCCACCTCGCCGGTCCACTGGACTGGGTGGACGCCCAGCGGCGACTGGACGGCTGGCGTTCGGCCCTCGGAAAGCACCACCTGGGTGAAGGGCCGGTGTACCAGGGGGACTGGAGCGCGCGGTCGGGATACGAGGCCGGCCGTGCCGTCGATCTCGACAACGGACCCACCGCCGTCTTCGCGAGCAATGACCAGATGGCGCTCGGGCTGGTGAAGGCCCTGCGCGAGCGCGGCTGTCGCATACCCCGGGATATCAGTGTCATCGGCTTCGACGATGTGCCGGAGGCCGAATTCTACGAGCCGTCGCTGACCACCGTGCGCCAGGAATTCCAGGACCTGGGGCGTTCCTGCATCGAGGCGCTGATCGACCGGTCCGGTGAACTGGCGGTGGAGGGCGATTCCTTCCGCCCCCGGTTGGTGGTCCGCTCGAGCACGGCTCCCGCCGCCGGCCACCGGCCCTGA
- a CDS encoding MarR family winged helix-turn-helix transcriptional regulator has product MEAVKGPDGGAFDRAIEVLEEQTSVLWRRERTTSHALAKNVHPDMEPAAYGILTLLQREGSLRATDIAASIGVGKPSVSRQLAGLERLGLVIRQLDPYDARSQRVLLTALGEQQLSVAQSGRRIAFTALMRTWKPEDVENLGALIARLNTAYTKDTW; this is encoded by the coding sequence ATGGAAGCAGTGAAGGGGCCCGACGGAGGGGCATTCGATCGGGCGATCGAGGTGCTGGAGGAGCAGACGAGTGTGCTGTGGCGCCGCGAACGGACCACCTCCCACGCCCTCGCAAAGAACGTGCACCCCGACATGGAGCCGGCTGCCTACGGGATCCTGACGCTCCTTCAGCGGGAAGGATCCCTGCGGGCAACGGACATCGCCGCGAGCATCGGTGTGGGAAAGCCCTCGGTGAGCAGGCAGCTCGCAGGGCTGGAACGGCTGGGCCTGGTCATCCGACAGCTCGACCCGTACGATGCCCGCTCCCAGCGGGTCCTGCTCACTGCGCTCGGCGAGCAGCAGCTCTCCGTCGCGCAGAGCGGGCGGCGCATCGCCTTCACCGCGCTGATGCGCACGTGGAAGCCCGAGGACGTGGAGAACCTCGGTGCGCTGATCGCCCGGCTCAACACGGCCTACACGAAGGACACCTGGTAG